Genomic window (Leisingera methylohalidivorans DSM 14336):
ACGGTGTCGCTGGCTGGGATGTGTTTGAAACACTACTGCCGATGTCGGCGCAGGATGACCTGTGCAACACTTTGGCCAGCGCCACCCGCGGTACTGGCTGGTTCAGCACTGATTTCGACCACTATGAAGAGGCCCGGCGCGCGGATTTCGCCGAGGCGTAGAGGCGAATTGGCGTAAAACGGGGCGCAGAGGGCGGAACACCTCTTGCGTCCCGCATTCATTTTGCGTGATCTGCGCTGCAACCCGAAACGGCTTGCGGAGTAAGATCATGGATGCATCATCGGCCTATCAAGACAGCCTGCCTGTCTCCTCGGATGCGCTGCTGAAGCAGCTGGACGGTTGGGGGATCGCCTATCGGCTGCACACGCATGTGCCGCTCCGCACGGTGGAGGATGCCAAGGCGATCGAAGACCAGTTCGTGGTGCCGGGCGAAAACGCGCTGCGGCTCAAGAACCTGTATCTGCGCGATAAGAAGAAGCGCAACTATCTGGTGACCCTGCAGCAGGACCGGGAGGTCGACCTCAAGGCGCTGGGGGCGGAGCTGGGGGCCGGCAACCTGTCGTTCGGCTCGGCGGACCGGCTGCTGGAGAACCTCGGTATCCGTCCCGGCGCGGTCAGTCCGCTGGCGATGATCACAGGAACGGAAAAGGGCGTCACCTTTTATATGGACGCGCGGGCACAGGAGGCGGATGTGATCTTTATGCATCCGCTGGTCAATGACCGCACGGTGGCGATGACGCGGACTGATCTGATGGCCTTCTTCGAAAAGACCGGCTGCGAGGTCAGCTGGATCTAAGCAGGAATTGAATGACGGCCGAGCTATCCAGCTTACTCGTCTTCCAGCGCCAGGTCCAGCGCTGCCGCCACATGGGCAGCGGACGGGTTCACAAAATGAAAGCCACCGGCCTTGAAGTTCACATCATCGAGGTGATCAGGAAAGGCGAGCGGCAGTTCGGTGCAAGCCAGCAGGATGACGCTGCCGGGCCGGGCATGTTTGCGGCAGAAGCGCAGAAGCCGCCCCTGAGCGGCGGCAGAGGCGCCGCCGTGAAAATCCTCGTCGATCATCGCCTGCATTTCGGCGATTTCGGCGTCCGGTAGCTGATCGTTGGCTTTCATCTTATATTCGGTAAGAACATTGGCGTAGTTGCGGGCTTGCATGGTGACGGCAGTGCCCAGCACCAACGCCCGATTGGCGCCGGTCTCCGCTGCAGCCTTGGCGGTGGCATCGAAGATGCTGAGGATCGGCATCATCACCCCGTCGCGGATCGCATGCAACCGGGCGTGCGGGGTGTTGGAGGCGATCAGTGCAAAATCGCAGCCTGCACGTTCCAGGGTCAGCATCGCCTCGCGGAAGATTGCGTCGAAGGCGGCCCAGCTGGCTTCATCGCCAAGGCGGCCGTGTAGGGATCTGGTTTGGGCCTGCACCACGGATTCGATGGTGATCGGCGGCACCGGCAGGGGGGAGGCGCCGCCACGGTCTGCAAAGAACCGCCCGGCGCCCTCGCAGATGGCGCGGTAGTAGTCGAGGGTGGCGGCCCAGCCGACGCCGCCGAGAATGCCGATCTTCTTCATCAAATAACCCGCCCGTGAAATGCCGATGCGGGCAGACTGGCACGGTGGCGGGGGCCTGCCAAACGCAAAAACGCCGCCAGCTCTCCGGAGGAGGGCTGGCGGCGTCGCCGGGACGCCGGGGATCAGGCGGCCAGGGCTTCGATCTGGGTTTTCGCCTTGGCCAAGGCGCCGTCTGCGTCGACGGACATGGCGTCGGCGGCGACGACCTCAACATCGGTGATGCCGATGAAGCCCAGCATGTGGCGCAGGTAGGTGGTGGCAAAGTCGATGTCGGAGCCGGCCTGTGTGCCGCCCGACGCCATGACGATGATGGCGCGTTTGCCTTCCAGAAGGCCGACCGGGCCCGTTTCATGGTACTGGAACGTCATGCCGACGCGGGCCACCAGGTCGATCCAGGCCTTCAGCGTGGAGGGCACCGAGAAGTTGTAGACCGGTGAGCCAATCACGATGGTGTCGGCCTGTTTCAGTTCCTCCACCAGCGAGTCGGAGAGGGAAAGCAGCTGCTTCTGCGTGTCGCTGCGCTGGTCCGCAGGGGTGAAGTTGGCGCCAATCCACGCGCTGTCCAGCAGCGGCAGCGGAGTGGCTAAGTCGCGGCGGATCACCTGTCCGGCGCCAAGGCGGCTGACGATCTGCGCCGAAAGATCGCGGGTCACGGAACCCTCGGTGCGGGCGGAGGAGTCGATATGGAGGACAGTGCGGGTCATTTTCGTGTTCCTTTGCTTGTTGCTGTCAGGTATTTGGGGTATTGCAAATTCGAACGCAACGCTGCTTTAGTCACATGGGGTGTGCATCTGTGCGCATAGTGGCTCCGGCTGGCAAGGAGGCTGCAATGGACAATTGGGATGAGGTCCGCACCGCGTATCAGGTGGCCCGCATGGGCACGGTGAGCGGTGCCGCCGAAGTGCTGGGGGTGCACCATGCCACGGTGATCCGCCATATCGACGCAATCGAGGCACGGCTTGGGGTGAAGCTGTTCCAGCGCCATGCCCGCGGCTATACGCCGACGGAATCCGGGCAGGACCTGCTGCGGGTTGCGCAGGCCACGGACGATCAGTTCAACCAGCTGGTGGGGCGGCTGAAGGGGCAGGGCGATGACGTTTCAGGCGAGCTGGTGGTGACCTCGCTGGCGTCGTTCGCGCCGATGATGGTTCCTGCGTTGCAAGAGTTCCAGGGCATGCATCCCGGGCTGATCATCCGTTATCTGACCGGCGACCGGCTGTTCCGGCTGGAATACGGCGAAGCCCATGTGGCGATTCGCGCGGGCAATGCGCCGGATCAGCCGGACAATGTGGTGCAGCCTTTCATGAAGCAGCAGATCGGGCTTTATGCCGCCAAGAATTATGCAGAGAAATACGGGCTGCTGCAGGGGCTGGAGGATATTCCCAACCACCGGTTTGTAGGCCAGGACGATGAGGGCAGCCGGGCGCCGTACTCCCGCTGGCTGCGGGCAAATGCTCCGGCCGAAGCGATCGCCTTTCGCTGTACCGATGGCTTCACCCTGAAGGCGGCGGTGCAAAGCGGTGCGGGGATCGGCTTCATGGCGGCGTGGGAGGCGCGGCAGCAGCCGGATCTGGTGGAGATGATGCCGCCCCAGAAGGACTGGGAGGGCGCGTTGTGGCTGGTGACCCATGTGGATCTGCACCGTACTACCAAGGTGCAGGCGTTCCTGGCATTCTTGAAAGAGCAGGTGAAGGATTGGCAGCTGTGAGCGAGGCACTGCGTGGGCACCTGGCGATGCTGTTGTTTTCGGCACTGGTGGCGGGATCTTTCTCGCTGGGCGCGATGGTGGCCAACGAGATTGCGCCGGCGGCTTTGAATGCGGCGCGCTTTGGTATTGCCGCGGTGGTGATTGGCATCGCGGCGATGGCAACCACCGGGCTGCAGCGGGCGCATTTCCGCGCGCCCTGGCGGTTTGCGGTGCTCGGCGGGCTGTTCGGCGGATACTTCGTGCTGATGTTCTATGGGCTGCAGACGGCGGCGCCGGTCAGCGCCGCGGCGGTGTTCACCCTGGTGCCGGTGATGAGCGCGGCATTCGGCTGGCTGCTGCTGCGGCAGATCACCACCCGCTGGATGGCCATGGCACTGGCGATTGGCGCGGCGGGTGCAGTATGGGTGATCGTACGCGGCGATCTGGGCGCCTTGGCGGCGTTTGAGGTCGGCCAGGGGGAGATCATCTATTTCTGGGGCTGCGTGCTGCATGCCATTTATACGCCGATGGTGCGCAAACTGAACCGGGGCGAGCCCGCAGTGGTCTTTACCTTCGGGATGCTGCTGGCAGGCGGCGCGCTGCTGGCGGTGTTTGGCTGGCAGGACATTCTGGCCACCGAATGGTCACAGTTGCCCGGTATCGTCTGGATCGGGCTGATTTACCTGGCTGTCTGTGCCAGTTCGGCGACCTTTGTGCTTTTGCAATATGCGGCTATGCGGCTGCCTTCAGCCAAGGTTATGGCCTATACCTACTTGACGCCGAGCTGGGTGATCCTGTGGGAGATCGCGCTGGGCCGCGGCGCGCCGCCGGGCATGGTTCTGATTGGGGTCGTGATGTCGGTGGTGGCATTGGCGATGCTGCTGGAAGGGGCGAGGGACCGGGTACCCGTCTGAGCACACAGGGCGTGCCTCCCTCGGGCGGCGGTTCCCCGCACCTTGCGGCAGGTCAACGCAACCCTCTTGTTTTCCGCTATACTGATCCTGAGGGACACTTCGGAAAGAGGAGGGAACAATGTTCAAGCATATCATGGTGCCCGTTGACCTGCACATGCCCCCAACGGTCAAGAAAGCTCTGGATGTGGCTGCGGATTTCGCCAAGAATCATGGTGCGCGCGTGACACTGGTCCATGTGACGGATCAGCAGGTCAGACGCGGGCATACCGTAGGGTCGTCCGGTGATGAGCTGGCGGACCTGGCAAGCAAGGTGGCGGCGCAAACCGGTGCTAAGGTTGAAGGGCTGCCGATCTATTCTGTGGATGTCGGCGCAGAGATCGATTCCATCCTGTCCCGGACTGCGAAGGAGCTGGAGGTGGATCTGGTTGTGATGGGCACCCATATGCCTGGAATCCTGGACTATGTGTTTTCGTCACACGCCAGCCATCTGGTGCTGCATTCTGAAACATCGGTATTTGTAGTCCGCTAGGGGTCCGCCTGCACGTCTCCTGCCAGGTGCTCAGCCTCCAAGAAGCGTTCAAAGGCATCCAGATTGACCGGTTCAAACTGGCCAAAGCCCTGCATCCAGACAGAGGCAGCGCGCATGGCGTCGGGCTGCAGCTTGCACCACTTTACCCGGCCGCGTTTTTCCTGAGCGATCAACCCTGCCCGGGTCAGGATGCTCAAATGCTTGGAAATCGCCGCCAGCGACATTTCGAATGGGTCCGCTACATCGGTCACCGCCATGTCGTCTTCCAACAGCATGGTGAGGATCGCCCGGCGAGTCGGGTCGGCCAAGGCCGCAAAGACTGTGTCGAGGGGGTCGCTCATGCCTGGTAGTCCTATCCACCGCCCGCAGGTTTGACAATCTGTCTTGAACCGTCATGGTGGCACTTCTGTGGGGAGGGGCAGGGCGTGGCACTGAAATACTGGCTGGTAATTTTCATCCTGGGCATCGGCTGGGGCATGTCGTTCATGTTCAACGCGATCCTGCTGCGCGAGCTGGGACCGCTGTCGGTGTCGATGGGGCGCGTGGGGTTCGGTGCGCTGGGTTGCTGGATTTTTGTGCTGGCGTCGCGCAAGCGGGTGCCGGTGGAGCCGGGGCGCTGGCTGGCGCTGTTTGGCTTTGGGGTGCTCAGCTATGCTGGGCCTTTTGCGTTTTATGCGTTGGGGCAGCAGCATATCGCCAGCGGCGTGGCGGGGATTGTTAATGCGACTACCCCGGCGCTGGCGGTGGTTGTATCGCATTTCTGGCCCGGTGGCGAGCGCGCGACGGGGCTGAAGTCGCTGGGGGTGGTTTGCGGCTTTCTTGGCATCGTCCTGTTGTCGCTGCCGCTGCTGGAGACTGGTCAATCTTCAGAGATTTGGGCTGTGCTGATCACCCTGTGCGCGCCTTTGTGTTACGCCTTTTCAGTCAATATCGCCCGCAGCTTCAGGGACATGGAACCGGTGGTTCTGGTGGCCATCGCGCTGACCGGGGCGACCGCGGCGATTGCGCCGCTGGCGGTCTGGAGCGAAGGCGCGCCGCATGTGACGCGGATGGAGACCTGGATCTCGTTGTTCGTTATCGGCTTTGTTCTAACCTCTGCGGCTTTCATCGCATTCTACTGGGTGCTGCCCAAGGTTGGACCGACCAACATTACCCTGCCGACGCTGATCGCGCCGGTCTCGGCCCTGTTCCTGGGCACCTATATTCTGAATGAGCAACTGCTGCCGGAACACCTGTGGGGCATGGCGGCGATCCTTCTGGGGCTGTTGCTGATCGACGGACGGATCGTGCGCTGGCGGTTGGTAAAACCGCCGGCCCGCTAAAATCAACCTTTTGGTTGAATATGGATTCCTCGAAGTTCGGGCGCTAACAGGCGGCGCGGCAGAAGCGCGCGGGACGCAGTGTTGCGTTTTTAGCTGTTCTTTTTCAAATGGTTAATCCAGAATCCAAGTTTCAATCCTTGTAATTGACTCCCAAGCTCCTTGGCCTTAGCAACCGTTCTCAGGAATTCGCGTGAGGATGGCGCCCGTGACCGACGACGACCAAAAGCAGCGCATGGCGCAGCTGGAGGAGAAGCTGGCGGCGGCGCGTAAGGCCCAAGAGCCCAAGCCGCGTGCGGATGAGCATTATTCGATGGCCAATCAGGCCTGGCGAATGGTGATTGAATTGGTGGCCGGTCTTGGGATCGGCTTTGGCATCGGATACGGGTTGGACCATCTGTTTGGTACCCTGCCCATCTTCATGGTGCTGTTTGTAATGCTGGGCTTGGCGGCTGGGGTGAAGACGATGCTTCGCACCGCGCAAGAGATCCAGGAACAGAAACTGGCCGAAGAGGCCGACAAAAATGCGCAAGACCGGGATTGATCCGACGGGATCGGGCACCGGCGACAGGAGAAGCGGACTGATGGGCAAAATTTTCTTTTACGCAGCGCTGGCGCTGGTGCTGGTATCCGGCCTGATTTTCGCTCCGGCGGAATCAAAACTGGCAATCCACCCGATGGATCAGTTCAATGTGAAGGCGCTGTTTGGAGATAATATTTCCTGGTACACCCCAACCAACGTAACTCTGTGGATGGCTCTGGCCGTTGCAGCCGTGTTCGCGCTGTTGGTGCTCGGATCGTCGCGCCGGGCCATCGTGCCGGGCCGCGCCCAGTCGGTTGCGGAACTGGCCTATGGTTTCATCTATAAGATGGTTGAGGACGTGGCTGGCAAGGATGGCGTCAAGTTCTTCCCCTATATCATGACCCTGTTCATGTTCATCGTGATGGCCAACTTCCTGGGCCTGCTGCCGATGTCCTTCACCACCACCTCGCACATCGCCGTGACCGCGATCCTGGCCGGGCTGGTGTTCTTCACTGTGACCATCGTTGGCTTTGTCAAGAACGGCGCCGGTTTCCTGGGCCTGTTCTGGGTGTCGAGCGCGCCTCTGGCGCTTCGCCCGATCCTGGCCATCATCGAACTGATTTCCTACTTCGTGCGTCCCGTCAGCCACAGCATCCGTCTGGCTGGCAACGTGATGGCCGGCCACGCGGTTCTGAAGGTGTTTGCAGGTTTTGCAGGCGCGCTGGGCCTGTTCAGCTTCCTGCCGATTTTCGCGATCACTGCGGTTTATGCACTCGAAGTTCTGGTGGCCTTCATCCAGGCATATGTCTTCACCATCCTGACCTGCGTGTACCTGAAGGATGCGCTGCATCCGAGCCACTAAGGCCGGGATCTGAAAGTTTACCGGGTGAGCCTGGCGGTTCACCCAGACCCTAAATCACCACATTCCATCGTAAGGAGAATACTCATGGAAGGCGATATCGCACAACTCGGTCAGTTCATCGGCGCAGGCCTGGCAGCAATCGGTTCCGGCGCAGCCGCAATCGGTGTGGGCCACGTTGCCGGCAACTTCCTGGCAGGCGCTCTGCGCAACCCGTCGGCAGCCGCCGGCCAGACCGCAACCCTGTTCATCGGCATCGCATTTGCAGAAGCACTGGGCATCTTCTCGTTCCTGGTCGCGCTGCTGCTGATGTTCGCCGTCTAAGACCCTAGGAACCTATTTCCTTACGGCCGGGCAGTGCGGCCTAAATCTGCACTGCCCGGTGTAACGGCAAGTTCCCAAGGAGGACGACATGGCATCTAATACGCAAGACGCAGCACACGGCGCCGCAGACGCAGCGCACGGGTCTGCTCCGGGCATGCCGCAGCTGGACTTCTCGACCTTCGGGAACCAGATCTTCTGGCTCGTGGTCGCCCTGGTCGTGATCTACCTCATTCTGTCGCGCGTCGCGCTGCCCCGCATTGCCGCGGTGCTGGCCGAGCGTCAGGGGACCATCACCAACGACCTCGCTGCGGCTGAAGACCTGAAAGCCAAGGCTGTCGAGGCCGAGAATGCATATAACAAAGCTCTGGCGGATGCCCGTGCCGAAGCTCAGCGCATCGTTGCTGAGACCCGCGCGGAAATTCAGGCCGGGCTGGATAAGGCAATTGCTAAAGCAGACGAACAGATCTCTGCTAAGGCCGCCGAGTCCGAAAAGGCAATCGCCGAAATCAAGGCCGGGGCGCTGGAAAGCGTGAAGGCTGTTGCCACCGATACCGCAGAGGCGCTGGTAACTGCGCTGGGCGGTTCGGCAGACGCAGACGCAATTGCCGTGGCAGTTGCCGAGCGGACGAAAGGATAAGGACATGCGCAATATTCTCGCCCTTGCCCTGACATTTGGCGCTGCCAGCCCTGCGCTGGCCGCTTCAGGTCCGTTCTTTTCGCTGGGCAACACCGATTTTGTCGTTCTGCTGGCTTTTGCTCTGTTTGTAGGCATCCTGCTGCTGGCCAAAGTGCCGGGCATGCTGGGTGGCCAGCTGGACAGCCGTGCAGAAGGCATCCAGAACGAATTGAACGAAGCCCGTGCATTGCGCGAGGAGGCCCAGACTGTTCTGGCGTCTTACGAGCGCAAGCAGCAGGAAGTTCAGGCTAAGGCCGATCAAATTGTCGCTGCTGCCCGTGACGAAGCTGCCCGTGCAGCGGAACAGGCAAAAGCGGACCTGCAAACCTCCATCGCCCGCCGTCTGGCGGCTGCTGAAGAACAAATCGCTTCAGCGGAAGCTTCGGCTGTGAAGGAAGTACGCGATCAAGCGATATCAATCGCAGTTGCTGCGGCGGATGAGGTGATCTCGAAACAGATGACCGCGACCGAAGCCAATAAGCTGATTGACGCCGCGATCGCAGATGTGGACGCCAAGCTGCACTAAGCTGCGCTGACACCTAGAAAATTAAAGAACCCGGCCCATGTGGCCGGGTTTTTTCGTTCGTGGAGTAGAAGGTTGCCTTCCATCTAAAATGCAAAAGCATCAGCTTAACTCAGCTTTTGCCGACTGACTTTGAAAACTGGCCTTGAACGGCGTGTGGTAAAACAGGGCTTTAAACTAAGGGTGATATGTCAGGATTTCCATCAACGGCATCGAATTTTTTCGTTCAAAGCGTCAAAACTATAAAATACATCCTCATCTTTGCTGGTCCGCTTTTTACGGCAGCCGGAATAAGGTTCGGCGCTACGGAAAGCGGCTTCGAAGCCAATTCCATCGAATTGGATGTTTCTATTGTCTGTGTGGATGCGAAAGACGGCGAAAACGGCCGTGTGTCCAGGCCAGTCCTTTAAGTGGAGGATGATGGCCGACTCGTGGAGTACTCAGCAAGTATCTGGACGTCTCCCAAACCGCACGAGGCGGGTGATGTTATTAACGGCAGATATTATCCATCCAATGGCGAAATCAAAAGTGCCCGGATGCTCCAAATTGCCCACTCATTGCCAGTATGCTCAAGACGGTTGGAGGCGCTAGCATCG
Coding sequences:
- a CDS encoding prolyl-tRNA synthetase associated domain-containing protein, producing MDASSAYQDSLPVSSDALLKQLDGWGIAYRLHTHVPLRTVEDAKAIEDQFVVPGENALRLKNLYLRDKKKRNYLVTLQQDREVDLKALGAELGAGNLSFGSADRLLENLGIRPGAVSPLAMITGTEKGVTFYMDARAQEADVIFMHPLVNDRTVAMTRTDLMAFFEKTGCEVSWI
- a CDS encoding aspartate/glutamate racemase family protein, which gives rise to MKKIGILGGVGWAATLDYYRAICEGAGRFFADRGGASPLPVPPITIESVVQAQTRSLHGRLGDEASWAAFDAIFREAMLTLERAGCDFALIASNTPHARLHAIRDGVMMPILSIFDATAKAAAETGANRALVLGTAVTMQARNYANVLTEYKMKANDQLPDAEIAEMQAMIDEDFHGGASAAAQGRLLRFCRKHARPGSVILLACTELPLAFPDHLDDVNFKAGGFHFVNPSAAHVAAALDLALEDE
- a CDS encoding FMN-dependent NADH-azoreductase, which translates into the protein MTRTVLHIDSSARTEGSVTRDLSAQIVSRLGAGQVIRRDLATPLPLLDSAWIGANFTPADQRSDTQKQLLSLSDSLVEELKQADTIVIGSPVYNFSVPSTLKAWIDLVARVGMTFQYHETGPVGLLEGKRAIIVMASGGTQAGSDIDFATTYLRHMLGFIGITDVEVVAADAMSVDADGALAKAKTQIEALAA
- a CDS encoding LysR family transcriptional regulator, yielding MDNWDEVRTAYQVARMGTVSGAAEVLGVHHATVIRHIDAIEARLGVKLFQRHARGYTPTESGQDLLRVAQATDDQFNQLVGRLKGQGDDVSGELVVTSLASFAPMMVPALQEFQGMHPGLIIRYLTGDRLFRLEYGEAHVAIRAGNAPDQPDNVVQPFMKQQIGLYAAKNYAEKYGLLQGLEDIPNHRFVGQDDEGSRAPYSRWLRANAPAEAIAFRCTDGFTLKAAVQSGAGIGFMAAWEARQQPDLVEMMPPQKDWEGALWLVTHVDLHRTTKVQAFLAFLKEQVKDWQL
- a CDS encoding DMT family transporter, producing the protein MSEALRGHLAMLLFSALVAGSFSLGAMVANEIAPAALNAARFGIAAVVIGIAAMATTGLQRAHFRAPWRFAVLGGLFGGYFVLMFYGLQTAAPVSAAAVFTLVPVMSAAFGWLLLRQITTRWMAMALAIGAAGAVWVIVRGDLGALAAFEVGQGEIIYFWGCVLHAIYTPMVRKLNRGEPAVVFTFGMLLAGGALLAVFGWQDILATEWSQLPGIVWIGLIYLAVCASSATFVLLQYAAMRLPSAKVMAYTYLTPSWVILWEIALGRGAPPGMVLIGVVMSVVALAMLLEGARDRVPV
- a CDS encoding universal stress protein encodes the protein MFKHIMVPVDLHMPPTVKKALDVAADFAKNHGARVTLVHVTDQQVRRGHTVGSSGDELADLASKVAAQTGAKVEGLPIYSVDVGAEIDSILSRTAKELEVDLVVMGTHMPGILDYVFSSHASHLVLHSETSVFVVR
- a CDS encoding ArsR/SmtB family transcription factor translates to MSDPLDTVFAALADPTRRAILTMLLEDDMAVTDVADPFEMSLAAISKHLSILTRAGLIAQEKRGRVKWCKLQPDAMRAASVWMQGFGQFEPVNLDAFERFLEAEHLAGDVQADP
- a CDS encoding DMT family transporter, giving the protein MALKYWLVIFILGIGWGMSFMFNAILLRELGPLSVSMGRVGFGALGCWIFVLASRKRVPVEPGRWLALFGFGVLSYAGPFAFYALGQQHIASGVAGIVNATTPALAVVVSHFWPGGERATGLKSLGVVCGFLGIVLLSLPLLETGQSSEIWAVLITLCAPLCYAFSVNIARSFRDMEPVVLVAIALTGATAAIAPLAVWSEGAPHVTRMETWISLFVIGFVLTSAAFIAFYWVLPKVGPTNITLPTLIAPVSALFLGTYILNEQLLPEHLWGMAAILLGLLLIDGRIVRWRLVKPPAR
- a CDS encoding AtpZ/AtpI family protein; the protein is MAPVTDDDQKQRMAQLEEKLAAARKAQEPKPRADEHYSMANQAWRMVIELVAGLGIGFGIGYGLDHLFGTLPIFMVLFVMLGLAAGVKTMLRTAQEIQEQKLAEEADKNAQDRD
- a CDS encoding F0F1 ATP synthase subunit A — translated: MGKIFFYAALALVLVSGLIFAPAESKLAIHPMDQFNVKALFGDNISWYTPTNVTLWMALAVAAVFALLVLGSSRRAIVPGRAQSVAELAYGFIYKMVEDVAGKDGVKFFPYIMTLFMFIVMANFLGLLPMSFTTTSHIAVTAILAGLVFFTVTIVGFVKNGAGFLGLFWVSSAPLALRPILAIIELISYFVRPVSHSIRLAGNVMAGHAVLKVFAGFAGALGLFSFLPIFAITAVYALEVLVAFIQAYVFTILTCVYLKDALHPSH
- a CDS encoding F0F1 ATP synthase subunit C, yielding MEGDIAQLGQFIGAGLAAIGSGAAAIGVGHVAGNFLAGALRNPSAAAGQTATLFIGIAFAEALGIFSFLVALLLMFAV
- a CDS encoding F0F1 ATP synthase subunit B' yields the protein MASNTQDAAHGAADAAHGSAPGMPQLDFSTFGNQIFWLVVALVVIYLILSRVALPRIAAVLAERQGTITNDLAAAEDLKAKAVEAENAYNKALADARAEAQRIVAETRAEIQAGLDKAIAKADEQISAKAAESEKAIAEIKAGALESVKAVATDTAEALVTALGGSADADAIAVAVAERTKG
- a CDS encoding F0F1 ATP synthase subunit B codes for the protein MRNILALALTFGAASPALAASGPFFSLGNTDFVVLLAFALFVGILLLAKVPGMLGGQLDSRAEGIQNELNEARALREEAQTVLASYERKQQEVQAKADQIVAAARDEAARAAEQAKADLQTSIARRLAAAEEQIASAEASAVKEVRDQAISIAVAAADEVISKQMTATEANKLIDAAIADVDAKLH